In a single window of the Papaver somniferum cultivar HN1 chromosome 8, ASM357369v1, whole genome shotgun sequence genome:
- the LOC113305001 gene encoding F-box/kelch-repeat protein At3g06240-like: MDYASISSYSSLLDSSCECNGAVRMDYPLEYNQVDVLGSCNGLICMGISSDILGASMLCKDASICIWNPSTREYKKIPVHKRDFSLYSDNRCNRYGFGYDHIIDDYKLVRISENETSSCFEVEVYTLGSSTWSCTRASPYTFPYERRFRGLLFNGALHWLGVAVTQENSPEVIVSFDISSEKVLELPLLPEQTTLYQGNRKARRNLGTLGDCLCLVSNIPRIRTDIWVMRKYGVDASWTKQFTCSQQIIPKYLYSKPIWSLQNGEFLIDVDYGFV, from the coding sequence ATGGATTATGCTTCAATATCATCATACTCATCGTTGCTGGATTCATCATGCGAATGCAATGGAGCTGTTCGGATGGATTACCCATTAGAATATAACCAAGTTGACGTTTTGGGTTCTTGTAATGGCTTAATTTGCATGGGTATTTCAAGTGACATTTTGGGTGCTAGTATGCTTTGCAAGGACGCTAGTATTTGTATATGGAACCCATCAACCAGGGAGTATAAGAAAATACCGGTACATAAGCGTGATTTCAGTCTTTACTCAGATAATCGTTGCAATAGATATGGGTTTGGTTATGATCACATCATCGATGACTACAAGTTAGTAAGGATCTCGGAAAACGAAACCTCGAGTTGCTTTGAAGTTGAAGTTTATACATTAGGGTCAAGTACATGGAGTTGCACTCGAGCAAGTCCTTACACATTTCCTTATGAAAGAAGATTCCGTGGTTTGCTTTtcaatggagctcttcattggttagGTGTTGCAGTCACTCAAGAAAACTCTCCTGAAGTTATTGTGTCTTTTGATATTAGCAGTGAGAAAGTCCTTGAGTTGCCATTATTACCAGAACAAACTACGTTGTATCAAGGAAATCGAAAAGCCCGTAGAAATCTAGGAACATTGGGTGATTGTCTTTGTTTAGTCTCAAATATCCCTCGGATTCGTACCGATATATGGGTGATGAGGAAGTATGGAGTTGATGCAtcttggactaaacaattcacaTGTTCCCAGCAAATAATACCCAAATATCTTTACTCGAAGCCCATATGGTCTCTTCAAAATGGGGAATTTCTGATTGATGTCGACTATGGGTTTGTATAA
- the LOC113304284 gene encoding mitogen-activated protein kinase kinase kinase YODA-like produces MPSWWGKSSSKEVKKKTNKESFMDTLHRKFKTPTEEKGTVITGGSRRRNSDIVSERGSQSRAASRSPSPSSKVSRCQSFAERTQAQPLPLPGGPSAKVGRTDSALSVQRPGREKSSKPSLFLPLPRPDCISNRTDATDVDGDLATASVSSSTSTESEDPSDSRLVSPQATTVANSPSRGTLNKDQFPAVTLKNSRESLKPANLVFNHPVLSTSPRRGPLSNYAPTLQIPQNSAFASAPDSSMSSPSRSPMRGFGTEQVASSAAFWAGKPYEAALLGSGHCSSPGSGHNSGHNSMGGDAMAPLFWQQSRGSPECSPIPSPRMTSPGPSSRIHSGAVTPLHPRACGTVTDATPNWPDDGKQQSHRLPLPPSNSSPFSPSSSAAGSSSVPRSPGRAETPVPPGSRWKKGKLLGRGTFGHVYVGFNRESGEMCAMKEVTLFADDAKSRESAKQLGQEIILLSRLRHPNIVQYYGTETVDDRLYIYLEYVSGGSIYKLLQDYGQFGELAIRSYTQQILSGLAYLHAKNTVHRDIKGANILVDPNGRVKLADFGMAKHITGQSCPLSFKGSPYWMAPEVIKNSSGCNLAVDIWSLGCTVLEMATTKPPWSTYEGVAAMFKIGNSKELPAIPDHLSEEGKEFVKLCLQRNPLHRPTAAQLLEHPFVKNAAPVERPILGPEPLESPGVTNGMRSLGVAHARNLSSLDSEGLGPGSGLHQYRGVKTFLTSSDSHMLKNLSCPVSPIGSPLLHGRSPQHMNGRMSPSPISSPRTTSGSSTPLTGGNGAIPFHHLKQGYSHEGFSISRSPNSHYGNGSTYHDTKPDLFRGLQPSSHGFRELMASDKEVRGKQFGRPAHEHQRELYDVQTVLADRVSQQLLRDQIKLNPSLDLNPGSPMLGRSNGM; encoded by the exons ATGCCTTCGTGGTGGGGCAAATCTTCTTCCAAAGaagtaaagaagaaaacaaacaaggAGAGCTTCATGGACACACTACACAGGAAATTCAAAACTCCGACTGAAGAAAAAGGCACCGTTATAACAGGAGGATCTCGAAGACGTAATAGTGACATAGTTTCAGAAAGGGGTTCTCAATCTCGAGCAGCATCAAGATCACCATCACCGTCATCCAAAGTATCACGATGTCAAAGTTTTGCAGAAAGGACCCAGGCACAACCGCTTCCGCTTCCTGGAGGGCCCTCTGCAAAAGTAGGTCGCACCGACTCGGCCCTTAGTGTACAAAGACCTGGACGTGAAAAATCCTCCAAACCCTCATTGTTTTTGCCTCTTCCAAGACCCGATTGTATTTCGAACAGGACTGATGCCACTGATGTTGATGGAGATTTGGCCACTGCTTCAGTATCTAGTTCTACCTCTACTGAGAGTGAGGATCCATCCGACTCTCGTCTTGTTAGCCCTCAGGCAACTACTGTTGCCAACAGTCCTTCAAG GGGCACACTCAACAAGGATCAGTTTCCTGCTGTCACTTTAAAGAACTCGAGAGAGTCATTAAAGCCGGCTAATTTAGTGTTCAATCATCCAGTTCTTTCAACCTCACCTAGGCGGGGCCCATTAAGCAATTATGCCCCCACATTGCAGATCCCTCAAAACAGTGCTTTCGCCAGTGCTCCAGATAGTTCTATGTCAAGTCCTTCTAGAAGTCCTATGAGAGGGTTTGGTACGGAGCAAGTTGCAAGCTCTGCTGCTTTTTGGGCAGGTAAACCTTACGAAGCTGCTCTTCTTGGATCTGGCCACTGCTCGAGTCCAGGTTCTGGTCATAATTCTGGGCATAATTCAATGGGAGGAGATGCAATGGCGCCGTTGTTTTGGCAGCAGAGCAGGGGTAGCCCCGAGTGTTCCCCAATACCTAGCCCTAGAATGACAAGTCCAGGACCTAGCTCCCGGATCCATAGTGGTGCTGTCACTCCTCTTCATCCACGGGCTTGTGGAACAGTTACAGATGCAACACCAAACTGGCCTGATGATGGGAAGCAACAAAGTCACCGTTTGCCACTTCCTCCTTCAAATTCATCTCCTTTCTCTCCATCAAGCTCAGCTGCAGGATCTTCTTCAGTTCCGCGAAGTCCTGGAAGGGCAGAGACTCCGGTACCCCCAGGATCGCGCTGGAAAAAGGGAAAGCTACTAGGCAGAGGGACATTTGGACATGTTTATGTTGGATTCAATAG AGAAAGTGGGGAAATGTGTGCAATGAAGGAGGTTACACTTTTTGCTGATGATGCCAAGTCAAGAGAAAGTGCGAAGCAGCTGGGGCAA GAAATTATCCTGCTGAGTCGGTTGCGGCATCCAAATATAGTACAGTACTATGGGACTGAGACA GTAGATGATAGGCTTTACATCTACTTAGAATATGTATCTGGTGGCTCCATCTATAAGCTCCTTCAAGACTATGGGCAGTTTGGTGAACTAGCAATACGTAGCTATACCCAGCAAATTCTTTCAGGGCTTGCTTATTTGCATGCAAAGAATACAGTTCACAG GGATATCAAAGGAGCAAATATACTAGTGGACCCCAATGGGCGGGTCAAACTAGCGGATTTTGGGATGGCTAAACAT ATTACTGGGCAGTCTTGTCCATTATCGTTCAAGGGAAGCCCTTACTGGATGGCACCTGAG GTTATAAAAAATTCTAGTGGCTGCAATCTTGCTGTTGATATATGGAGCCTTGGATGTACAGTTTTGGAGATGGCAACTACAAAGCCTCCTTGGAGCACTTATGAAGGG GTTGCTGCGATGTTTAAGATTGGGAACAGTAAGGAACTTCCCGCAATTCCTGATCATCTTTCAGAGGAAGGTAAGGAATTTGTGAAGCTGTGCTTGCAACGGAATCCACTTCATCGTCCTACAGCTGCTCAGCTGTTGGAACACCCGTTTGTGAAAAATGCTGCTCCAGTTGAAAGACCGATTCTCGGACCCGAGCCTTTAGAATCTCCGGGGGTTACAAATGGCATGAGATCTCTG GGCGTTGCGCATGCAAGGAACCTTTCTTCCTTGGATTCTGAAGGATTAGGACCAGGGTCAGGATTACATCAGTATAGGGGTGTAAAAACATTTCTAACTTCCAG TGATAGCCACATGCTGAAAAACTTATCATGCCCAGTATCGCCCATTGGAAGCCCTCTTCTGCATGGAAGATCACCGCAACATATGAATGGAAGAATGTCGCCGTCTCCCATATCTAGTCCACGTACAACCTCTGGATCATCGACACCTCTAACTGGTGGCAATGGAGCCATACCATTTCATCATTTGAAGCAGGGTTACTCCCATGAAGGTTTTAGCATTTCAAGGTCTCCAAACAGCCACTATGGCAATGGCTCTACCTATCATGACACAAAACCTGATCTCTTTCGGGGGCTTCAGCCCTCATCTCATGGGTTCCGGGAATTAATGGCGTCAGATAAAGAAGTTCGTGGAAAGCAATTTGGTAGGCCTGCTCATGAACACCAAAGGGAACTTTATGATGTACAGACAGTTTTGGCAGACCGTGTATCTCAGCAGCTCCTGAGGGATCAAATAAAGTTGAACCCATCTCTGGATCTTAATCCTGGCTCTCCAATGCTCGGGCGCAGTAATGGTATGTAA